The Armatimonadota bacterium nucleotide sequence GCTTTCGTCAGGTGCACGTGTTTCTCGATGAGCGCCCCATAGGCGTTCTGAACCCCGGGGACTCCGTTCAGGAGGAAATCGAGCCCGGCAAGCACGCACTCAAGGTCTACAACACGCTGGTCACCAAGTCGCTGGAATTCGAGGTTGCGGCGGGCGATTCGGTTGCCTTTATGACGGGGAACCAAGCATCAGGGTGCCTGATGGCGATCGCCGTTTCGTTTGGGATTGGGGTGATGGGCGTGTTTCTGGAACCGGTCAAAAACGCCTGACCAAGCTGGCGGTCCAGAGCACCGTTTTCTCCTCGAAGAGCATCCGCACAACCGCCTCCTTGGAGGGCCGATATTCGAGCCCTTGGGTTAGCCGTCCGGCGTCGTATTCGCTTACGAGCCGGATCCAGTTCGCAAACGGGATGTTGAAGCTCGCAATCGCCCCGTTTCGCGCTCCGAGGCTGGCGCCCAGCGTGAACTCCAAGGGCACATTCTGGTTGAGCTTTCCGTCAAGGCCGTAGTGGTAGGTGGTCACCCAGTAGAACCGCCGGCCGGCCTCCGACCTGTTCAGAGCATCTTGAACGCCGATCGAGACGCCCGGGATCAGCGTCACCACCGGATCGGTGTAATTGTAGGCAAGGTCGAAAGTGAATTGGGACTCGTGCCCCGGCCGCCGGTCCCAGACGAGCTCTCCGTCGAAGACCGTCGCAAAGCCTAGGCCGACCCGCTGTGAGGCCGTTCTTCCCTCGGCGCCGCTCCAGAGCCCTTCCAGCTTCAGCGCCCCGTAAGGGAGCTTTTGTGCGATCGGACCGTGAATAAAGCGATCGGCTGCAGCAGACGAGGACAACGCAATACCGATCAGCAGAGGCACATATTTCACGAGCCGGAAGATACCTGGATTCCGGATTCTATGAAAAGAAGTATAGATTGTCACACTTTGGTTTACTCGCAACAATAGCAGGTTGTGATGCGAAGTCTGACAATATCCCAAAACACAGCTATCACAGTGCTGTAACGTTGCTACAAGACGCGTATCCACTAAATGAAAGGAGATCAGAACATGAGGGTAATGAGATACTCAGTTTGCGCGCTGAGCGCTTCACTGGCGGGCGTCGCGCTCGCACAGTCGGGACCAACCATTGACGTCTACGGCTCGTTTGCGCCAAACGCCTACGGTTCGCCAAGTTGGGGAGGCTACGTCTCGAACGCGATGTATGCACTTGAGAATGGGCTTTCAAGTGTGGGCACGCCTGCGACGGATCCGACGGCCTACTATCAGGTGACTACCGCTCCGCTGAGCCGCAACATGGTCACGAGCTTCAATTCCTGGCTCGGCAAGGCCGACCCCGGAACGGCTTTTGGCCCAGCGTTCGCCTCGGAGTTAGGCAATCGCCTGCATTTCGGTTTGCGGATCATCTCGCTGGGAACGGCAAACAGGTTCAGGCTCGAGGATCTGACGTTCGACATGAACAGTTCGGACGGTGGCAACGAGCTGGACTTCGACGGCGACTTCATTGGCTACACCTACGAAGCCAGGCGCATGGGCATTGACTATGGAGGGGACGGTATTAAGGGCACGCTTGACGACATCGTCTATGCCAGCGGTCAAGCTGGCACGAACTTTGTCAACGAACTATGCTACGTTGGAGTTGGCAATGCATGGTGGCCGTGGCCCGGAACCGACCAAGCGCAAATTGATAGCGAGGTCGCGAGAGTGATGGCGCTCGGTATGCCTAACACCGTCTCAACATCGTACTCGATCGTTATCAACGGCTCGACGTACAGCAATACAGGCTCTGTGGTCCTGACGCCAGAGCCAGCGTCGTTCCTCGTCTTTGGCTTGCCAGTGCTCGCGTATCTACGCCGCAAGCACCGCTCGTAAGCATCCGAGTATTGAGTCTTGTTGGGAAGGCTTGTGCCCGCAATGAGTGCCCCTGAGGCCCACCTCAGCGGCACTCATTGCTTGAGACACAGTGAAAACAGCTCGTCCAGATCGAAGTCTTTAGTGCTGATAGCCCTCAGAGGAGCGCTTCCGCGCTACTCCGCGCCGGCTTCCAGCGCAACCGCAAACTGTTGCCGGTAGAGCGCTGCGTAGAGGCCGTCGTGGTCGAGCAGCTTCTCGTGGGGACCCAGCTCTTTGATCTCTCCCCGATCCAGAACCACGATGCGGTTGGCCTTGACGATCGTGCTCAATCGGTGCGCGATGACGAAGCTCGTCCGCCCTGCGAGCAGGTTGTCGAGGGCCTCTTGGAGCAGGGCCTCGGTCTGCGAATCGAGCGCGCTTGTGGCCTCGTCGAGGATGAGGATTTTCGGATCGGCGAGCAGGGCCCTGGCAATGGCGACCCGCTGCTTCTCGCCCACGGAGAGCTTGATGCCGTCCTCGCCGATCTTGGTTTCATAGCCGTCGGGAAGACTCACGATGGCATCGTGGATCATGGCCGCCTTGGCGGCCGCGTGGACCTCCTCCTCCGTTGCGTCGACTCGCCCATAGCGAATGTTCTCGAGCACGCTGGTGTTGAAGAGGATGCTCTCTTGCGGCACGACGCCCACCTGCCTTCGGTAGGTGGCCAGTTGCACGTCCCGGAGGTCGATCCCGTCCACGGCGATCCTGCCCTTTTGGGGGTCGTAGTTGCGCAAAAGCAGGCTGGCGAGAGTGGTCTTGCCACTTCCAGAAAAGCCCACGAGAGCGATCATCTCTCCCGGGGCCACGTCCAGGTCCAACCCCCGAATGACGGGCTGGTCTGGCTCATACTCAAACCATAGCCCGTCGAATTGCACGCGGCCCATGATCGGCGGCATCGGCGGCGCGCCCGGCTTGTCGTCCACCTTGTTGGGGGTGTCCAAGGTTCGGAAGATTCGGTTCAAAGCGGCCTCGGCGCGTGCCATCGGGTCGATCGCCACCAGGAACCGCACGATAGGGTTGTACACGTAGCCGATCGAGTACATCAGGAACATGATCAGCGTCCCCGCGCCCATCTCTTCCTTCAGGCACAAGTACCCGCCGAACAGAAGCACCAAGCCCTGGCCCACACCGGTCATGGCGTCGGCGGCGGTCCAAAGGCCCCCGCCCAGGGCGCCCTGACGCAGGTTCAGTCCCATCAGGTCGCGGGTCGTGCCCATGAAGCTGCGGGCTTCCCAGCGCTCCTGCCCAAAGCTCTTGACCACCTGGACGCCCGAGAGCTTTTCCTGCATGTCGCCATACATCACGTCGCGCGTGCGCCGGATGTCCTCGCTCGTGCTCTGTAGCGGCTTCAAATAGCGCCGGAAATTGAAGACGTAGATCGGCATGATGGACCAGGCCATCAGCGCAAGCTGCCAGTTGATCGAGAACAGCACCACGCACACGATCGTGAGCTGGACCAGGTCGCTCAGCATCGTGTTCAGGTTGCCGGTGATCAGGCCGTTGACCGTGCTCGCGTCGTTGATGATGTTGCTGACCAGCTTGCCGGTCTGGTTTTTCTCGAAATAGGCCAACGGAAGCTGCTGCATGTGGTCGTAGAGCTTGCCGCGAACCGTGAGAAGCACACGCTGCCCGAAGAGGCTCGTGGAAACGCCAAGCGCGTATCCGAGAAATCCGGCGGTTAGCGAGAACCCCACGATGAACGCAAGGTACATGAGCGCGTTCACGTTTTCGCCTCGCTGGAGACGGTTGACGATGTCTCCCAAGATGAGCGGGGGCACAAAGCCGAACCCGGATTGAAGGATCGTGAGCGTCCAGACCAGGATCATCAGCTTGCGAAACGGCCTTAGCTCAGGCATCAGCCTTCGCAGCAGGGCGAAACCGGTGCGGTATTTGGGCGGACTTGGACTCTCAGGCTCTTGGTCGGACATTGGGTGTGCGTCCCGTATTTTACGAACCTCGGGCTGCGATTGCCAGACCCCTTGGGGTGAGGATGGTGAGTGGGTGAGGACGGTGAGCCGGTGATGGGGTGAGTCGGTGAGGATGGTGAGTCTGTGAGGATGGTGAGTCTGTGAGGATGGTGAGGGTCGTGAGAATGGTGAGAGTGGTGAGAGTGGTGAGTCGGTGATGGGATGAGTCGGTGAATCGGTGAGTCGGCGACGATGGTGAGGGTGCTGATTGGGCGAGGGTGTTGGGAGTGGCGGGGACGGAGCGCAAGCATCCACGCCTGGCCTGCAGTGCAGGGAGCTATAGCATTCGCCCCGTAGGCCCGGAGGGCCGACCGAGTGAAACCTTAGGAACCACCTCTCCCCCTGGGGAGAGGGCCCGTGCCTGCCCCGATTCAATCGGGGAGCGCAGTGAATCGAAGATGCCGCGCCTTACGGGACGGGGGTGAGGGGGTCCGGGGTCTGAGGTCCGAACGGAGAGCTCTCACCAACCACCAACCGCGCACCGCACACCTGCGCTCCCCGTAGGCCCTGAGGGCCGACCGAGTGGAACCTTAGGAACCACCTCTCCCCCTCGTGGGAGAGGGTCCGTGAACGCAGTGAACGGGGGTGAGGGGTCCGGATTGCAGGGCCATGATCTCGCGTACCACCTCGCCCCTTGGGGGAGAGGCGGTGAACGTAGTGAACCGGGTGAGGGGGGGGCGAGAGCTAAACGTGCATGCCCATCACCACCCCGCAGGCCCGGAGGGCACACCGAGTGGAACCTTAAGAACCACCTCTCCCCCTGGGGAGAGGGACGGTGCCTGCCTCGATTCCATCGGGGAGCACAGCGAACGGGGGTGAGCCCCTTGGGGGAGAGGCCGGTGAACGTAGTGAACCGGGTGAGGGGGCTCTGAGAGCTACGCTTGGACGCTCCCCGTAGGCCCTGAGGGCCGACCGAGTGAAACCTTAGGTACCACCTCTCCCCCTGGGGAGAGGGCCCGTGCCTGCCCCGATTCCATCGGGCAAGCCACCCTTCGGGTGGGCAATCCGAGGAATTGTAGTGTCGGGTGGCTGCAGACGCCAGTCTGCTGAGATCGAAGGACTCATTCGTTCGGCCGGTCACTGCGTGGCCACTTCGTGTGAGCCCCGACTACCGTTAGCCCTCTTGTTGTGTGGCTACCCCGATCCTCGGGGTTGAGGCCCGAAGCCTTGCGTTGAAGGTCAAAGTAGGCACAGACCAGGTTGACACCTTGCTTCCTCTCCCTTCCCTATTGCATGGGGCTCAGCTTGGGCCGTAGACACTGCACGATGACTACAGAAATAACAGTCCCAAAGTCCTCAAAATCCAGAAGTGGCCGAGGATTTGGAGGATTTCAGGGACTCGGAAGCTTGGGCGAGCAAAAGCTATGAGGGGGCACCGTCTCCCTCCCCAACCCGTCCCTCAGTTTCCACGGGAGTGAAAACCAAGGGAGGGGCAATAGCGCCCAGCGCCCATCGCTTTTCGAGGATCCAGGACGTGTCAGCGCTAGGGGCCAGGCACGGATGCCTGCGCTCCGTCCGCCCGCTCTTCGCCCCTCGCCCTTCGCCCTTCGCTCATCCAGGACGTGTCAGCGCTAGGGGCCAGGCAAGGATGCCTGCGCTCCGTCCGCCCGCTCTTCGCCCCTCGCCCTTCGCCCATCGCTTTTCGAGGATCCAGGACGTGTCAGCGCTAGGGGCCAGGCAAGGATGCCTTCGCTCCGTCCGCCCGCTCAATCGCCCTTCGCCTCTCGCCTCTCGCCTCTCGCCTCTCGCTCATTCGCCAAGGCGTTCAATCACCTTTTTGCGACGTGACGCAAGGTCGGGCGACCAGTAGCCGTGGAGGTCCCTGAGGCCTTCCAGCGCAGACATATGGCCGGAGGCGCTCAGGAAATCCTGGCTCTGGAAGCTCGCCTCAAACGCCACCTTGCGCGCCAGGAACGCCAGGTTCGCAGCGTCCGCCCCGAAGAAAGGCTCAGCTTCCCGGATCGCCGCCGCCCGGTCGCCATATTTGGCCTCGAGCCAGGCGATCATCAGCCGCGCGAGCACCTCGTAGTCCGGCGAATCGTGCGGCCGCTCCAGCATCTCCTTGGCCAGGCTCGGGTAACCGGCCCAATCCAGGAACATCGCGCGCATGATGCCGTAGTCCGCCCGCTCCCCCGGCGCCATCGCCGAAAGCTTCTTCTCCAGCCAGGAGAGCCGCGCCGAGGCAAATCGGGGCGTCTTGATGACCGGAAACCCGGTCCAGACCGACGAAAGCTGCCACCGCGACAGCGTCTCCGGGTCAATCCCAGACTCCTTGCCCAGGGAGTACGCGGCGAAATAGGCCTGGCCGCAGAGGTCGTGGTCTCCGATCTGCATGAGGGTCCGCGCGAGGATCACCAGCGCCCGGCAGGTGTTCTCGGCGCTCTCGCCTTCGTGCGCCGCGCTGCCGCCATGCCTGAGCAGCGAGGTCATGATCGCCGAGCCCCACCGGTGGGTCTGATGGAACGACTCAGCCTCCGCGCGGTCCAAAAAATCCCTTGAGAGCGGCTGGATCGGCTCGACGACCTCGTCGCCGAGCGTCAACACTAGCTTCCTCGCCTGCTGGAACCCGATCCGCGTCTGGCCCGATTCGAACCGCTGCCATGCCGAAGGCGACACGTCGCAGAGCTCTCCCGCGCTGCGGATGGAAACGCGGCGGGTGTGGCGCGCGAGCCGGAGCCACCAGCCGGGGTGCACTCCATGGGCCGGCGGCTGGAACCGTTCTCCCGCGGCCAGCGTGTCGAAGACGGCCTCGCGCAGGGCCTCGGCCGGTTTGGCGGTGCCGGCCTCCCAGCGTTTGATCGAAGCGACCGATACCCCGATCAACTCCGAGAACTCGCGCAGCGACATTTTCATGCGCTGGCGCTCGAACCGGACGGTCGCTGCAAAGGCCTCGGCCATGCGCCCATCGTAACACAGTTTGAGCTAGAGCTAGCTCGTGTCCCACAGATGAGCCACCCCCAGAGTGTCCCAAAAGGGGGTCAGACGGCTAATGAGTCGTTACAGCGATTTCATCCAGAGGACAAAAACAATGAACACTTTGAAACTTACAATCATCACTTCGCTCGCCGCCGTTTGTGCCGTGAGCCATGCCTTCGTCGTTAACGGCAGCTTCGAAAGTGGGGTGGCTTATTCCGGCGGACCCAACATCTTCTCAGCAGGAACGCCTACGCCCTGGGTGGCCACCGCGTTCACCCCCGACATGTACGACAATACCGGCGCCGACGGCTGGAATCTGGCCGGCATCCCCGCCTACCAGAACATGTTCGCCAACACTCTGGCGTTCCAAGGACATCGCTTCATCGGGTTTGCCGTCTCGACGACGATGGGCTTCTATGAGGCCTTTGGGCAGAACGTGAGCGGCCTCACCATAAACGCGACCTACACGCTCCAGACCTCCTTGATCACCGACACACACGCCTCGATCCCGCAGTACGGCGGCCCCTATTCCGGATTCGGCGTGGTGGACGTGTACTTCAACAACACCCAAATCGGCACCTTCTCGGCCAATACCGTGGCGCTCACCTGGCAGACCCGCAGCTTTTCTTTCGTCGCGCCGGCCGCAAGCGGGTTCCTAGAGTTTAGGGCTACGGCGAACCCGTTCGACCCGGTCCTGCAGGGCTCCTACATGGGCATGGACGACATCGGGGTGGTGCCTGAGCCGGCAGGGCTCTCGGTGATGCTTATCGGGGTGGCGGCCATCGTGAGGAGGCGGGGCAGGGCGTAAGGGCGCGGGCAGATGAGGTCCGAGGTCTGAGGTCTGAGGTCCGGGGCCGGAACCTGCGGCCCCGGACCTCAGACCTCAGACCTCATCCTCCGTACTTCCGTCCGCCCACACTTCCGCACTCCCGTCCCCTCATCTCATCATCTCTTCATCCCTTCACGTTCCGAATTGCCCTCCCTTCTCCCTCCGCCTGGCCGTTCGCTCCCAGAAGCGGCTCGCGAGTAAGCTCGCCGCATGATCCCCCACCACGCGCGCGCCATTCAGCGACTCAAGGAGGCCTTTGAGCCCGATCCCGACGTGCTGGCGATCATCGTGGGCGGGTCGGTGGCCAAGGGCTGGGCGCGGGAGGATTCCGATGTGGACTACATCGCGGTGGTCTCGGATGGCACTTTCGAAAGCAAGCTCGCAGAAGGGCGGCTGATGACTTACCGAACGGACCTCACCGACTATGAGGGCGGCTACACGGATGGCAAGATCGTTCCGCTGAGCTTTCTACACAAAGTGGCAGCCAGCGGCAGCGAACCGGCTCGTTCGGCGTTCCTGGGGGCCATCGTCCTGTTCGACCGGACAGGCGAAGTCTCGCCGCTGATCGAGCAGATCCTCCAATATCCTGAGGCAGGCGTCGAGGAGCGCATCCGCCGCTTTCACTCCCAAATGATGATCTGGCGGTGGTTCGTCGGGGAGGCTGTCAAGCGGGGCGACCCCTATCTGATGGCGCGAGCAACCTCGGAGCTGGCACTCTTTGCGATGCGGATGGTGATCGCTGAGAACCGGCGGCTCTATCCCTATCACAAGTGGGCCATGCGAATGGTGGAGGAATGCCGTGACAAGCCTGAAGGGATCCTGGAGAAGCTTCGAGCGATGCTTGACGAACGGACGGAGGAGGCGGCGCAAGGGGTTGTGGACGCGATGCACGCGTGGCGTCCAATGGCGGTGGACTACGGCGAGCACTGCCACCACTTCCTGGAAGACAGCGAGTGGAACTGGATGGAAGGGGTGGCTCCGATCGGGGATCGGTGAGGGTGTGCTCCGGCCGTTGACAAAAAGGTTTGGGAACGCGAAGCAGATCCTCGTGGACTTGCATGCCCTGATCATCGGGGCGCTCCGTTCTGAGCTTTCCACAGCTATGGCCAGAACGCTTCGCGGTGAAGCCGGATTCCCGTCGGCGTGACGGTGACGACGTCGTAGCGCACCGGACGCTCCGGCCCTTCGTAACCCGCCAGATACTCCTCAGCCGCCGCGAACAGCCGCTCACGCTTGCGGTCCCCGATAGCCTCCTCCGGCGAGCGTTCAGCCTTCACGGTGGACTTGACCTCCACAAACACCAGCACCTCGCCTTCCAGCGCGATCAGGTCGATCTCGCCGTGCCTGGCCTTGAACCTGCGGGTGATGATCGTGAACCCCTGCTCCTGCAGAAAGCGGGCCGCCTC carries:
- a CDS encoding ABC transporter ATP-binding protein, producing the protein MSDQEPESPSPPKYRTGFALLRRLMPELRPFRKLMILVWTLTILQSGFGFVPPLILGDIVNRLQRGENVNALMYLAFIVGFSLTAGFLGYALGVSTSLFGQRVLLTVRGKLYDHMQQLPLAYFEKNQTGKLVSNIINDASTVNGLITGNLNTMLSDLVQLTIVCVVLFSINWQLALMAWSIMPIYVFNFRRYLKPLQSTSEDIRRTRDVMYGDMQEKLSGVQVVKSFGQERWEARSFMGTTRDLMGLNLRQGALGGGLWTAADAMTGVGQGLVLLFGGYLCLKEEMGAGTLIMFLMYSIGYVYNPIVRFLVAIDPMARAEAALNRIFRTLDTPNKVDDKPGAPPMPPIMGRVQFDGLWFEYEPDQPVIRGLDLDVAPGEMIALVGFSGSGKTTLASLLLRNYDPQKGRIAVDGIDLRDVQLATYRRQVGVVPQESILFNTSVLENIRYGRVDATEEEVHAAAKAAMIHDAIVSLPDGYETKIGEDGIKLSVGEKQRVAIARALLADPKILILDEATSALDSQTEALLQEALDNLLAGRTSFVIAHRLSTIVKANRIVVLDRGEIKELGPHEKLLDHDGLYAALYRQQFAVALEAGAE
- a CDS encoding transcriptional regulator; translation: MAEAFAATVRFERQRMKMSLREFSELIGVSVASIKRWEAGTAKPAEALREAVFDTLAAGERFQPPAHGVHPGWWLRLARHTRRVSIRSAGELCDVSPSAWQRFESGQTRIGFQQARKLVLTLGDEVVEPIQPLSRDFLDRAEAESFHQTHRWGSAIMTSLLRHGGSAAHEGESAENTCRALVILARTLMQIGDHDLCGQAYFAAYSLGKESGIDPETLSRWQLSSVWTGFPVIKTPRFASARLSWLEKKLSAMAPGERADYGIMRAMFLDWAGYPSLAKEMLERPHDSPDYEVLARLMIAWLEAKYGDRAAAIREAEPFFGADAANLAFLARKVAFEASFQSQDFLSASGHMSALEGLRDLHGYWSPDLASRRKKVIERLGE
- a CDS encoding DUF4037 domain-containing protein, whose translation is MIPHHARAIQRLKEAFEPDPDVLAIIVGGSVAKGWAREDSDVDYIAVVSDGTFESKLAEGRLMTYRTDLTDYEGGYTDGKIVPLSFLHKVAASGSEPARSAFLGAIVLFDRTGEVSPLIEQILQYPEAGVEERIRRFHSQMMIWRWFVGEAVKRGDPYLMARATSELALFAMRMVIAENRRLYPYHKWAMRMVEECRDKPEGILEKLRAMLDERTEEAAQGVVDAMHAWRPMAVDYGEHCHHFLEDSEWNWMEGVAPIGDR
- a CDS encoding YraN family protein, with the protein product MSGLQPRKAGSAAEDEAARFLQEQGFTIITRRFKARHGEIDLIALEGEVLVFVEVKSTVKAERSPEEAIGDRKRERLFAAAEEYLAGYEGPERPVRYDVVTVTPTGIRLHREAFWP